The Camelina sativa cultivar DH55 chromosome 16, Cs, whole genome shotgun sequence sequence tatttttattatttgttcaAACTTCCAAAAGTAATGACACTAGAGTGGtgtaaataaaaacattttcacGGGTATGTTACTTAAACGGTTTTACCATTcgattaaataaatcaaacatgGTACGTACGAAGGTGAAAATTAACAGATCAGAAACAGACCACGTGCATCACGTGACGACCTTTAAATTTGATAGGTTAGAATCCCGTCTTATCACGTGAAACCCACGTGTCATCACAAGCTACGGTTCGTTTACAGAGCTCAACCGGGTAATCTCGGTACGTACACGTGTCGAAATCGTGAAACTGAcggacaaaaaaaacataactgaGAGAGTTCATGTAAGTCTCTCCCACAGGTAATCAAAACTCAACCGCGTCACGAGTCacccacaaacaaaaaaaaaaacaaacaatagaagaagaagaagctctcgTCGACGGAAAacgttgagaaaaaaaaaaaaaaaaaNNNNNNNNNNNNNNNNNNNNNNNNNNNNNNNNNNNNNNNNNNNNNNNNNNNNNNNNNNNNNNNNNNNNNNNNNNNNNNNNNNNNNNNNNNNNNNNNNNNNNNNNNNNNNNNNNNNNNNNNNNNNNNNNNNNNNNNNNNNNNNNNNNNNNNNNNNNNNNNNNNNNNNNNNNNNNNNNNNNNNNNNNNNNNNNNNNNNNNNNNNNNNNNNNNNNNNNNNNNNNNNNNNNNNNNNNNNNNNNNNNNNNNNNNNNNNNNNNNNNNNNNNNNNNNNNNNNNNNNNNNNNNNNNNNNNNNNNNNNNNNNNNNNNNNNNNNNNNNNNNNNNNNNNNNNNNNNNNNNNNNNNNNNNNNNNNNNNNNNNNNNNNNNNNNNNNNNNNNNNNNNNNNNNNNNNNNNNNNNNNNNNNNNNNNNNNNNNNNNNNNNNNNNNNNNNNNNNNNNNNNNNNNNNNNNNNNNNNNNNNNNNNNNNNNNNNNNNNNNNNNNNNNNNNNNNNNNNNNNNNNNNNNNNNNNNNNNNNNNNNAGATGAGAACCGGAAAAGGaaatcaagaggaagaagattacGGTGAAGAAGACTTTAGCTCTAAACGTGAAGGTCCTTCTTCCAAAACTACTGTtcatagcaacaacaacaacagaggtAAAACTTGTTCGATCCAATTCTAGagattttttgaattttctttagatattggttcttcgatttgtgtttttgattggATTTGAATCGAGATGGATTTGGTTTTGGAGAGTTTGGGATTTGATTTGCTGGTGTTTTTTGAATTTGGAAAGCAGATGCAAAGGAAAATGATAAAGCTAGTGCGATACGTTCTAAGCATTCAGTCACTGAGCAAcggagaagaagcaaaatcaatGAAAGGTATGAGGatttcaagcttttttttttgtggtggcTTGCTCTTGTGAACTGTGGAGATTCAGAGTAACAATCTTTAGGATTACTTAAGACTTTGTGTGTTTGGGAATTTTGCTCTGCCTCAATGCTGTGGTGTTGATATGTGTCTTAGTTATACTATCATCATCTTTGTTTCTGTATAGtatgagttttgaatttttttaaatctcttgtCAGGTTTCAGCTATTGAGAGAGCTAATTCCCAACAGTGAACAAAAAAGAGATACTGCTTCTTTCCTTTTAGAGGTATTTCATGATGTTTTATGTGATAATATTCATTGATTTTAGATCTTGTTAGCCTTAAATAGTCCTTCTGTTACATTCTCTAGGTGATAGATTATGTCCAGTATTTACAAGAGAGGGTGCAAAAGTATGAAGGATCGTATCCAGGATGGAGTCAGGAACCAACTAAGCTGACACCATGGGTAAAATTTTCACTTTATATCTTTCAGAAACATGTTTAGATGCGTTCAGCTTCGGATATGTTATGTTCTGTACCTACAAGTGTTTCTGCTGCCAGTTTTGTGCAACTTTTAGCtgaatttttatgttttcctgaTTGGAAACAGAGGAATAATCACTGGCGAGTTCAGAGTTTGGCGAACCACCCAGTAGCTATAAATAATGGATCTGGTCCAGGTATATCTTTTCCTGGAAAATTTGAAGAAAACGCTGTGGCTTCTACACCTGCAATCGTTGCAGAACCGCAAATCCCGATTGAGTCTGACAATGGAAGAGCTATAACCGGCAAACCGATTGAAAGTCAACCTGAGTTAGACGACAAAGGATTACCACCAGTTCAACCTATTCTTCCATTGGTACAAGGTGAACAAGCTAATGAATGTCCTGCTACTAGTGATGTGCTAGGCCAAAGTAATGACCTGGTTATTGAAGGTGGAACCATTAGCATCTCTAGTGCCTACTCGCATGAGTGAGTTAAATCTTCTAAGTCTGCCTCATttctgttagtttttttttttttttttatcgaagTGATCGATTGGTTTCTTATTAATGTGTATTCTGAAATGACCAGGTTATTGAGCTCATTAACGCAAGCTCTCCAGACCGCTGGAATTGATTTGTCGCATGCAAAACTTTCCGTCCAGATTGATCTC is a genomic window containing:
- the LOC104750737 gene encoding transcription factor BIM2 isoform X2; translated protein: MRTGKGNQEEEDYGEEDFSSKREGPSSKTTVHSNNNNRDAKENDKASAIRSKHSVTEQRRRSKINERFQLLRELIPNSEQKRDTASFLLEVIDYVQYLQERVQKYEGSYPGWSQEPTKLTPWRNNHWRVQSLANHPVAINNGSGPGISFPGKFEENAVASTPAIVAEPQIPIESDNGRAITGKPIESQPELDDKGLPPVQPILPLVQGEQANECPATSDVLGQSNDLVIEGGTISISSAYSHELLSSLTQALQTAGIDLSHAKLSVQIDLGKRANQGLTHDDPSKSIII
- the LOC104750737 gene encoding transcription factor BIM2 isoform X1, with the protein product MRTGKGNQEEEDYGEEDFSSKREGPSSKTTVHSNNNNRDAKENDKASAIRSKHSVTEQRRRSKINERFQLLRELIPNSEQKRDTASFLLEVIDYVQYLQERVQKYEGSYPGWSQEPTKLTPWRNNHWRVQSLANHPVAINNGSGPGISFPGKFEENAVASTPAIVAEPQIPIESDNGRAITGKPIESQPELDDKGLPPVQPILPLVQGEQANECPATSDVLGQSNDLVIEGGTISISSAYSHELLSSLTQALQTAGIDLSHAKLSVQIDLGKRANQGLTHDDPSSKNPLSSDTQARDPSFEEESEQSHKRMKTL